One window of Lytechinus variegatus isolate NC3 chromosome 2, Lvar_3.0, whole genome shotgun sequence genomic DNA carries:
- the LOC121408626 gene encoding slit homolog 1 protein-like produces the protein MAIKCLLLLIFLSDVVQSIDYNGRRSYDEDDELSDYDEWSFVNWPTSSPSAMPMDATDVCDFQKWQKFVNCSERNLTAVPYNIPADTQILHLGFNPLFRLRNDSFTNLTQLRELYVESAELTNIESSVFVDLGELEILDLHGNSFSDLPGDLFVNNSNLIELNLGLNRFDSIPCETLMPLTRLRKLLLFWNNINRPYCEQFPNLASGAIVSLSRNNIPVMRRGNFQFLENCTLSGLYLGGNRITAIDYRAVVSLKTQALDMSYNPLSEIGIASLFYGFRMNDMLRSMELRSSLINSNDPSTFIFLKNKTIDYFGVSSNKFTSIPLWSNFLNRVRNLSLADNSIFRISNRVFLEMTALEEINLENNQILRLETLTNETRWNATQLRTFKLAQNRLDNIPDNVFLGLENLTSLDLHSNPITYLTVESLNGLQQLETLDLSETRLTSIASGTFQFVPNLKILNFRNADLRQANPRYFLIDIPNLESIDLSGNSLQTLDLWNEYFQVSIFSGNTRLKEIRLDNNPFIVDIPARTFENLTSLSILSLNVCGLKSIQANIFTTLVNLTSLSLNMNTISQLPTNLLWNLKSLETFSAAENSFTTLDSSIFKHTLSLRYISLPNNAITFIAGDSMSHLSELRTFDLHGNPIACTCALEPFSDWLKVTNASLIGEERTLCSPSSFEGVVGKSILDFEPTTFCGPNIALLVSIPALVVVLIVSVALSFQYRYWIRYKLFMLKLSLFGYRRYEERDVDDYEYHINVMFAADDQPWVDDYLKPIIMGHFPEKDIHNDMVFGDEDLIPGMYYLDAVHYSVIHSYKTLLLLSYAAIRDEWFTTKFRLALEHVNETQVEKVVIIFLEHIDDKDLPFLVRVFLSKNKPYLRWTDDEAGREYFKESLVKSVKVNMRCDNTIPV, from the coding sequence ATGGCGATCAAGTGTTTGCTGTTGCTCATTTTTCTTTCCGACGTCGTTCAATCCATCGACTACAATGGACGTCGATCTtacgatgaggatgatgagttGAGCGATTATGATGAATGGTCGTTTGTCAACTGGCCGACATCGTCGCCGTCGGCGATGCCCATGGATGCAACAGATGTGTGTGATTTCCAGAAATGGCAGAAATTCGTAAATTGCAGCGAACGAAATCTCACCGCAGTGCCGTATAATATCCCAGCCGACACACAAATTCTTCATCTTGGGTTTAATCCTCTCTTTCGACTGCGAAATGATAGTTTTACCAATCTCACGCAGCTAAGGGAACTGTACGTCGAATCAGCTGAACTTACAAATATTGAGAGTTCTGTGTTTGTGGATCTGGGTGAGTTAGAGATCCTTGATCTCCATGGAAACTCATTTTCCGATCTACCAGGTGATCTGTTCGTCAACAACTCTAATCTGATCGAGCTCAACCTTGGTCTCAACCGTTTCGATTCGATTCCTTGCGAGACACTCATGCCTTTGACTCGCCTGAGGAAGCTCTTGCTTTTCTGGAATAACATCAACAGGCCATACTGCGAACAATTTCCTAACCTCGCGAGCGGGGCCATTGTTAGCCTCAGTAGAAATAATATTCCCGTTATGAGACGGGGTAATTTTCAGTTTCTGGAAAATTGTACGCTATCCGGTTTGTATCTTGGAGGGAATAGAATTACTGCGATTGATTACAGAGCTGTAGTTTCTTTAAAAACACAAGCATTGGATATGAGTTATAATCCGTTAAGTGAGATCGGCATAGCAAGCTTATTTTATGGTTTTCGGATGAATGACATGTTACGATCGATGGAGTTACGATCATCTTTGATTAATTCAAACGATCCTTCAACTTTTATATTTCTAAAGAATAAAACGATAGACTATTTTGGGgtatcttcaaataaatttacTTCTATACCACTTTGGTCGAATTTTCTAAATCGTGTAAGAAACTTGTCACTGGCCGACAATTCCATCTTTCGAATAAGCAACAGGGTTTTTCTCGAAATGACTGCACTTGAGGAAATTAATTTGGAAAATAACCAAATACTACGACTGGAAACGTTGACTAATGAAACCCGATGGAATGCAACTCAGCTGCGCACTTTCAAACTGGCGCAAAACCGTTTGGATAATATCCCAGACAACGTTTTTCTTGGTTTAGAGAATTTGACATCACTAGACCTACACTCGAACCCAATCACTTACTTAACCGTCGAGTCTTTGAACGGTTTGCAACAACTTGAAACCTTGGATCTGTCTGAAACAAGATTGACAAGTATTGCCAGTGGAACGTTCCAATTCGTCCCTAATCTTAAAATCCTTAATTTTCGAAATGCAGACTTGCGCCAAGCAAATCCTCGATATTTTCTTATTGATATACCAAATCTAGAAAGCATAGATCTCTCTGGCAATAGCCTTCAGACATTAGATTTGTGGAATGAATATTTTCAGGTTTCTATCTTCTCTGGAAATACACGCCTGAAAGAAATTCGACTTGACAACAATCCATTTATTGTTGATATCCCCGCCAGAACGTTTGAGAACTTAACATCTTTGTCAATTCTGTCTCTAAATGTTTGTGGATTAAAGTCAATTCAAGCAAATATTTTCACCACTTTAGTCAATTTAACTTCACTTTCGCTCAACATGAATACCATTTCACAATTGCCTACGAATCTTTTATGGAATCTTAAAAGTTTAGAAACATTCTCCGCCGCTGAGAATTCATTCACAACCCTCGATAGTTCTATTTTCAAACACACACTTTCTTTGCGTTATATATCTCTTCCTAACAATGCGATAACATTTATAGCAGGCGACTCCATGTCGCATCTTTCTGAGCTGAGGACGTTTGATCTCCATGGCAACCCGATTGCCTGTACTTGCGCATTGGAGCCTttctctgattggttgaaagtaaCTAATGCCTCGTTGATCGGCGAAGAGCGCACTCTTTGTTCACCCTCATCATTTGAGGGTGTCGTAGGAAAATCAATCCTTGACTTCGAACCAACTACCTTCTGTGGACCCAATATTGCTCTTCTGGTGAGCATTCCAGCTCTCGTCGTCGTTCTCATAGTAAGCGTGGCTTTATCGTTTCAGTACCGGTATTGGATCCGATATAAGTTATTCATGCTCAAATTGTCCTTGTTTGGATACAGACGATACGAAGAGCGCGACGTCGACGATTACGAGTATCACATCAATGTCATGTTTGCCGCCGACGACCAGCCGTGGGTCGATGACTATCTCAAACCCATCATCATGGGTCATTTTCCAGAGAAAGACATCCACAACGATATGGTTTTCGGGGACGAGGATTTGATTCCCGGGATGTACTACTTAGACGCTGTCCACTACTCCGTCATTCACAGTTACAAAACGCTTCTTCTCCTCAGCTACGCGGCCATCCGTGATGAATGGTTCACAACCAAGTTTCGTTTAGCGCTTGAACACGTGAATGAAACGCAGGTTGAAAAAGTGGTCATTATATTCTTGGAGCATATTGATGATAAAGATCTTCCGTTTTTGGTTCGGGTGTTTTTAAGCAAAAATAAACCTTATTTGAGATGGACAGACGATGAAGCAGGGCGGGAATATTTCAAAGAAAGTctcgtcaaatctgtaaaagtCAATATGCGTTGTGATAACACGATTCCGGTGTAA
- the LOC121408623 gene encoding AP-1 complex subunit beta-1-like, protein MSDSKYFTTTKKGEIYELKADLNSDRKEKKKEAVKKVIASMTVGKDVSSLFPDVVNCMQTDNLELKKLVYLYLMNYAKSQPDMAIMAVNTFVKDCEDPNPLIRALAVRTMGCIRVDKITEYLCEPLRKCLKDEDPYVQKTAAVCVAKLYDINPVLVEDQGFIDLLRELLTASNPMVVANAVAALSEINDASPTGSTLFDLNSQTINKLLTALNECTEWGQIFILDSLANFGPKDEKEAQSICERVTPRLAHANAAVVLSAVKVLMKFMEMMPPSGDYVSALTKKLSPPLVTLLSAEPEVQYVALRNINLIVQKRPDILKHEMKVFFVKYNDPIYVKLEKLDIMIRLASQGNIAQVLAELKEYATEVDVDFVRKSVRAIGRCAIKVEESAERCVSTLLDLIQTKVNYVVQEAIVVIKDIFRKYPNKYESIIATLCENLDSLDEPEARASMIWILGEYAERIDNAEELLESFVEGFHDENTQVQLQLLTSIVKLFLKRPQDTQDLVQNVLSLATQECDNPDLRDRGYIYWRLLSTDPAAAKDVVLAEKPLISEETDLIEPTLLDELICYIGSLASVYHKPPSAFVEGRTATRRFLPTRAPGSSGSTSPETEQAPTSVPETTVIPQQQHSGGDLIGDLLSIDLGDSGMGQQPGMPMGMSMGMTMGGLGGAPQPENTGAVDLLGDNMESLILGTTTPTAAPGAPPPGPGGANMAALGDIFGLAGGASEVYTPPKQMWLPASKGKGLEILGTFSRKQGNPQMVMTFSNKAMQPMTGFAVQFNKNSFGLVPGSALTIPSPLSPNQSIDTTLPLSANGPIQRMDPLTNLQVAVKNCIDVFYFSTTVPINVLFVEDGQMDRKVFLATWKDIPSSNEVQSQISNCNLSSEQATSRLQRNNIFTVANRNVDGQDMLYQSLRLTNNIWVLSELKMNPDNPTVQLSLKTRALDVIPSIQKAYNDIMLN, encoded by the exons GACTGTGAAGACCCTAATCCGTTGATCCGTGCACTGGCCGTGCGCACCATGGGATGCATCCGTGTGGACAAGATCACTGAGTACCTCTGCGAGCCACTCCGCAAGTGCCTCAAGGATGAGGATCCGTACGTTCAGAAGACAGCTGCAGTGTGTGTGGCCAAACTGTACGACATCAACCCAGTGCTGGTAGAGGATCAAGGATTCATTGATCTTCTGCGGGAATTGCTCACTGCATCGAATCCTATG GTTGTTGCTAATGCAGTGGCTGCCCTTTCTGAGATCAACGATGCCTCCCCAACAGGAAGTACTCTCTTTGACCTCAACTCGCAAACCATCAACAAGCTTCTCACTGCCCTCAATGAATGCACTGA gtGGGGTCAAATTTTCATCCTGGACTCATTAGCTAACTTTGGTCCCAAAGACGAGAAAGAAGCTCAGAGCATATGTGAACGGGTTACCCCTCGTTTAGCTCATGCCAATGCTGCTGTGGTCCTCTCAGCTGTGAAG GTTCTGATGAAATTCATGGAAATGATGCCACCTTCAGGGGACTACGTCAGCGCCCTTACCAAGAAGCTTTCCCCACCCCTCGTCACCCTGCTCTCCGCTGAACCAGAAGTCCAATACGTTGCTCTCCGAAATATCAACCTTATTGTACAGAAGAG ACCTGATATCCTGAAGCATGAGATGAAGGTCTTCTTTGTAAAGTACAATGACCCAATCTACGTCAAACTGGAGAAGCTTGATATCATGATCCGTCTTGCATCTCAGGGTAACATCGCACAGGTCCTGGCTGAACTCAAGGAGTATGCCACAGAAGTTGATGTGGACTTTGTCCGCAAGTCTGTCCGTGCAATCGGGCGTTGTGCCATCAAAGTAGAG GAATCTGCTGAGCGATGTGTAAGTACGCTGCTTGACCTCATCCAAACGAAGGTCAACTACGTTGTCCAGGAGGCCATCGTCGTCATCAAGGATATCTTCCGCAAGTACCCCAACAAGTATGAGAGTATCATTGCTACTCTTTGTGAGAACCTAGACTCTCTGGATGAACCTGAGGCAAG AGCCTCCATGATCTGGATCCTTGGAGAGTACGCAGAGCGTATCGACAACGCAGAGGAGCTACTAGAAAGCTTTGTGGAAGGTTTCCATGATGAGAACACCCAAGTACAGCTTCAGCTTCTTACCTCCATCGTCAAGCTCTTCTTGAAAAGACCTCAGGATACACAGGACCTGGTGCAGAATGTCCTCAGTTTGGCAACACAG GAATGCGATAACCCTGACCTGCGTGACCGTGGGTACATCTACTGGCGTCTGCTCTCTACCGACCCGGCCGCTGCCAAGGATGTCGTACTTGCCGAGAAGCCTCTCATTTCGGAGGAAACCGATCTCATCGAGCCAACTCTCCTGGATGAGCTCATCTGCTATATCGGGAGTCTTGCCTCTGTCTATCACAAGCCACCCAGCGCCTTCGTGGAAGGTCGCACTGCTACGAGGCGATTCCTTCCTACTCGTGCACCAGG GAGCTCTGGTTCTACTTCACCAGAGACGGAGCAAGCACCGACCTCTGTGCCCGAGACCACGGTCATACCCCAGCAGCAGCACTCTGGTGGCGACCTGATAGGGGACCTGCTCAGTATCGACCTGGGAGACAGCGGCATGGGCCAGCAGCCTGGCATGCCCATGGGTATGAGTATGGGCATGACCATGGGTGGGCTGGGTGGAGCCCCGCAGCCGGAGAACACTGGTGCCGTGGACCTCCTCGGAGACAACATGGAGAGTTTG ATCCTTGGGACAACCACCCCTACAGCAGCACCTGGGGCACCACCTCCGGGTCCTGGGGGTGCTAACATGGCAGCTCTTGGGGACATCTTTGGTCTAGCAGGTGGAGCATCAGAGGTCTACACGCCACCTAAGCAG ATGTGGTTGCCAGCAAGCAAAGGAAAAGGTTTGGAGATCCTGGGCACCTTCAGTAGGAAGCAAGGCAACCCACAGATGGTCATGACATTCTCAAACAAAGCCATGCAACCAATGACTGGCTTTGCTGTTCAGTTCAACAAGAACAG CTTTGGTCTGGTACCCGGGTCTGCCCTCACGATACCCAGCCCACTGAGTCCAAACCAGTCCATCGATACCACCCTACCCCTCAGTGCCAATGGGCCTATCCAGAGGATGGATCCACTGACCAACCTTCAGGTGGCTGTCAAGAACTGTATTGATGTCTTCTACTTCAGCACCACTGTCCCTATCAATGTTCTCTTTGTGGAGGATGGTCAGATGG ATCGTAAAGTGTTCCTGGCCACCTGGAAGGACATCCCTTCATCCAACGAGGTTCAGTCTCAAATCAGTAACTGCAATTTATCATCAG AACAAGCAACAAGCAGGCTTCAGCGGAATAATATTTTCACGGTGGCCAACCGGAATGTAGATGGTCAGGACATGCTGTACCAATCACTCCGACTGACCAATAACATCTGGGTACTGTCAGAACTGAAGATGAATCCGGACAATCCCACAGTCCAA CTCTCCCTCAAGACACGAGCCCTGGATGTGATACCATCTATCCAGAAAGCCTACAATGACATCATGCTGAACTAG